The following are encoded together in the Lathyrus oleraceus cultivar Zhongwan6 chromosome 3, CAAS_Psat_ZW6_1.0, whole genome shotgun sequence genome:
- the LOC127129666 gene encoding chaperonin CPN60-2, mitochondrial-like — protein MALCIVMDPATIARTSTHQIGSRVAWSRNYAAKEIKFGVDARALMLKGVEELAEAVKVTMGPKGRNVVIEQSFGAPKVTKDGVTVAKSIEFKDKVKNIGASLVKQVANATNDVAGDGTTCATVLTRAIFAEGCKSVAAGMNAMDLRRGINMAVDAVVTSLKSRARMISTSEEIAQVGTISANGEREIGGLIAKAMEKVGKEGVITIADGKTLLNELEVVEGMKLDRGYISPYFITNQKNQKCLVFNV, from the exons ATGGCATTGTGTATTGTGATGGATCCTGCCAC AATTGCTAGGACCAGCACTCATCAG ATTGGAAGTAGGGTGGCATGGAGCAGAAATTATGCGGCGAAAGAGATCAAGTTTGGCGTTGATGCTCGTGCTTTGATGCTTAAGGGTGTTGAAGAGCTTGCTGAGGCAGTTAAAGTAACCATGGGTCCCAAG GGACGTAATGTTGTGATTGAGCAAAGTTTTGGTGCCCCTAAAGTGACTAAAGACGGAGTCACTGTTGCTAAGAGCATTGAGTTCAAGGATAAAGTCAAGAATATTGGTGCCAGTCTTGTAAAGCAGGTTGCAAATGCTACCAATGATGTTGCTGGTGATG GAACCACTTGTGCTACAGTTCTTACCCGGGCAATATTTGCGGAAGGGTGCAAATCAGTTGCAGCTGGAATGAATGCAATGGACTTGAGGCGAGGTATAAATATGGCTGTTGATGCTGTCGTAACAAGCTTGAAAAGCAGAGCACGGATGATTAGCACTTCGGAAGAAATAGCTCAG GTTGGGACAATATCTGCCAATGGAGAGAGAGAAATTGGTGGGTTAATTGCAAAGGCCATGGAGAAAGTTGGCAAAGAAGGTGTAATCACAATTGCA GATGGCAAGACATTGCTCAATGAGTTGGAAGTTGTTGAAGGAATGAAGCTTGACAGAGGCTATATTTCTCCGTATTTCATTACAAACCAGAAGAACCAGAAATGT CTTGTTTTTAACGTGTAG
- the LOC127128918 gene encoding GDP-fucose transporter 1, with translation MSSSTKPPHYATSGLVIGYALCSSLLARINKYAITQFNYPGLLTALQYLTSALGVYLFGKLGFLHHDPFTIPIAKKFFPAALVFFLAIFTNTNLLRHANVDTFIVFRSLTPLLVALADTAFRGQPSPSNLTFFSLVVILAGAVGYVATDSGFTLTAYSWAFAYLVTITTEMVYIKHMVMSLGLNTWGFVLYNNVLSLMIAPFFWFLTGENFEVSNAINSSTGSLFEMNAFLAVSLSCVFGLLISFFGFAARKAVSTTAFTVTGVVNKFLTVAINVTIWDKHASPAGLVCLLFTIIGGVLYQQSVTGNGSQQRDAVVVTKQSDIESNLVGDGDFEDESEVKGKLASL, from the coding sequence ATGTCATCATCAACCAAGCCACCGCACTACGCCACAAGCGGTTTGGTGATAGGTTACGCTCTCTGTTCAAGCTTGTTAGCGAGAATCAACAAATACGCCATCACTCAATTCAACTACCCTGGTCTCTTAACCGCTTTACAGTACCTCACTTCAGCTCTCGGCGTTTACCTTTTCGGAAAATTAGGGTTTCTTCATCACGATCCTTTCACCATTCCGATCGCCAAGAAATTCTTCCCTGCCGCACTCGTTTTCTTCCTCGCTATCTTCACCAACACGAATCTACTCCGTCACGCTAACGTTGATACCTTCATTGTTTTCAGATCTCTTACCCCTCTTCTTGTTGCTCTCGCTGATACCGCTTTTCGAGGTCAACCTTCGCCTTCTAACCTTACTTTTTTCTCGCTTGTTGTTATTCTTGCTGGTGCCGTTGGTTATGTTGCTACCGATTCGGGTTTTACTCTTACCGCTTATTCATGGGCTTTTGCTTATTTGGTTACGATTACTACTGAGATGGTTTATATCAAGCATATGGTTATGAGTCTTGGGTTGAATACTTGGGGTTTTGTTCTTTATAACAATGTCTTGTCTTTAATGATTGCTCCTTTCTTTTGGTTTCTAACTGGAGAGAATTTTGAGGTTTCGAATGCGATTAATTCGAGTACCGGGAGTTTGTTTGAGATGAATGCGTTTCTTGCGGTTTCTTTGTCTTGTGTGTTTGGTTTGCTTATCAGTTTCTTTGGATTTGCTGCGAGAAAAGCGGTTTCGACTACTGCTTTTACGGTTACTGGGGTTGTGAATAAGTTTCTCACGGTGGCTATTAATGTGACGATTTGGGATAAGCATGCTAGTCCTGCTGGTCTGGTTTGTTTGCTTTTTACTATAATTGGGGGAGTTCTTTATCAGCAATCGGTTACTGGGAATGGTTCGCAACAACGGGATGCGGTGGTGGTGACTAAGCAGAGTGATATTGAAAGTAATCTTGTTGGTGATGGTGATTTTGAAGATGAGAGTGAAGTAAAGGGTAAACTTGCTTCTTTATGA